The Sorangiineae bacterium MSr11954 DNA segment CGAGGCCACCGGCATGGGCCCGAGCAACCCGATCGCCGACAACACCAGCGCCGAAGGGCGCGCGAACAACCGCCGCGTCGAGATCATCGTTCAGTCGTCCAAGGACACCGGCGGCAATATCCGCTGAGTCGTGATTCGCATTTTCAATCATGACTTCGAGCCCGATCGCGCCGGTGAATCGACCCTGGCGCGGTCGGGCTCTCCACGGGCGGCCGGCGTTCATTCGCGTTTGGAGCATCGCCACGCACATCGCTCGCACTTAGATTATGCCTGAGTTCATACTCGGCATTCCCGACCCTTCGAATCGCAATTTCGCATTTCTCATTTCCACGGCGTCCCCGCGCGACCTATACGGATCATCGCGCGAAAGGGGACGCTCATGCTCGATACGAAACGACTGATTCGGTGGACATCCATGTGTGCGGCCATCGCCTCGCTCGGGATCGGGAGCCCGGCGGCGATGGCGACGAGGGCCGAGGCGGCGGAGAGCGCGACGAGCGCCGCTCCGCTGCGGGACGTGCTCTTGGTCGGAAACAGCGCCGCGGGGACCGTGAGCTTCCTCGACGGCCACACGTTCCAGAACCTCGGCTCGATCGACGTCATTCCGGATTTGCAGGCGCGGCTCGACGCGATGAACCTCGTCGAGAAGACCGCCTACGACATCGTCGGGCAGCAGGAGGGCGGCGATCGGTTCGTCGACGATCTCTTCGTCTCGCCGGACGGACGCACCCTGTACGTCTCGCGCGGCGCCCTCAATGACGCGGTGGCCATCGACATCGCGAGCAAGAACCAACTTTGGCGCTTCAAGCTCGATGGCTTCAAAGCCGACCACGCCGCCCTCTCCCCCGACGGCACGCGCCTGGTGGTCTCCGCCACGACGGCCATGGCGGCGCAGGTCCTCGACACGAGCACGGGCCTGCTCGTCGGCAACTTCGCGACCGGCACCTATCCGCATCAGAACGACTATTCGGCGGATGGACGGCGTATCTACAATTCGAGCATCGGCGTGGTCAGCCTGCCCCGGGCGCTCGACGCGCTCAAAGGCGAGAAACGGCTGACGGTGGTCGACGCGAAGACCTTGAAGGTCCTCCGGACGTACCAGTTCCCGAGAGGGATCCGGCCGTCGGTGATCACGGCGGACGAGAAAACCATGTACACACAACTTTCTTATCTGAACGGCTTCGTGGAGTTCGATTTGGTGGCCGGGCAGATCACGCGAACCGTCGCCATGCCCTTCAGCGCCCACGGCGGCGCGCTGACCCCCGATGAATACCCGCTGAACTCCGCGCACCATGGCCTGGCCATATCGGGCGACGCCACGAAGCTCTGCGACGTCGGCACCATCGACGATTATACGGCCATCGTCCGCCGGCCCGCGCTGACCACCGACGGCTTCGTTCACTACCCGACCGATTCCCTCCCCTACTGGGCCACGACGAGCGTGGATGGCAATCACTGTTTCGTTTCGCTGAGCAAAGCCAACGCCATCTCCGTGATCGATTATCGCACCGCGACCGAGGTGGCGCGCGTCCCCGTCGGCGCCTTCCCGCAGCGCGAACGCATCGGGAAGCTGCCGAGCACCGTTCTTTCGGCCCTCTCACCGACGCCGGGTTGACGCGGGCGCGCGCTCCTCGGGCCCGCACCTTGGGCCCGAGGGCCGCGCAGGTCGGTCGGGGTGGTGCGTCGGGCGCGTCAGGGACGCTCGCTCGGTTGTCGGATGGTCACCCAGTGTTCCTTCGAGCATCGAAGGGTGCGGAGCTTTGGTCGGGGTGACGATCCTTGGTCGAGTCGGTGGCGATGCGGAGCTTGGTCGGGTCCGTCGCGATGCGAAGCGTCGGTCGGCGGGGTCGCCGGACGCGCCCAATCGTTCGGATTGGACATTTTCGAATGGAGCTCTTCGGCGGTAAATCGCGTGCGGCGAGGTAACGTTCACTCCTCGCTGCGGAGTCGTTCATCATACCGAACGGCATCTCCCAATCTCCATGTATGGGTGGGAGCACATTGGCGTGCCCCGACCCGAACAGGAGGATGAGTCGATGAACTTTCTGTGGGTCCTCGCCGCCCTTTCTTTCGTCATTTGGGTGACTGCGATTGCATTCCATCAGAACGTCACGAGTGGTATCATTCATTCGCTGCTTTTCTTGACCGTTTTCTCCATGCTGGTCCGATTCGTCTTGGGCCAGAGGATCGCACGAAGGCGGCGGGCGTGACCCCCGCGAGCGGACGCCACCGCTCTCTTACCTTGTAAGAACGAGAAGACCTCCTCCCGCACGAGAGCTGAGGAGTGCCGGCGACGTCGCGATTCGGGACAGGCCCCGAGCCGCACGATCGTCGGCAACGACTTCGCGGCGACCACGCGATGCCGTGCAACCCACAAGGCTGTTTTGCATTCGACCGCTTCGCACGCGGTGCAAGTTGGGATTGGATGTATTCGGGCAACTGAAGCACCAGGTTGCCGGCGTCAGTCCAATGCATACGCAATTAATTTGACAGGCGGCAACCGTCCGGCGACGGCGTCGACGCGCGACGCACCAATCGACCGTGCGATGGGGATGTATCTACACCGGTTGTGAGTTGGCCAACTTGCAGAGGCAAGCATTTTGCGCCAAGGCGCGATGTCTTCGACGAAGGCGTCCAAGCGACACCACGACCCAACATCGCAACGAGACGCGGGGTCGCTCGCACGATCGCGCTCATTTTCTGCGGGTTCGAGGCATTGGCGCGCCACGACAATTTTGGCTCGGTTGAGTCAGCGCGAGGCCTCCACAATCGATTCCATTGTCGATCGATGTCGCACAGAAATACCCAGTTGAATGCGTCGTAGGACCGGTGCGTTATCGAATTTTCTCGATGAAAACCGATATCCCACTGCGGCAAAACAAACTTCTTTTCCACCGTGCTCTTCGAGCTTGACTCGCGAGCGACAAGCGCTCAAAGTCCCCCCGCCCACGAAAGCCCGTCGGTCCACAGCCTCGCTTCGGCAAAGGATTCATCGCGCTGGCGAAGCCCCGGGATCCTGACAATTCAAACGACGTTTCTAACCTGGAGATCACAATGAACAAGAGCGTGATTCGAGGCGTGATCGGTGCAGTGGCGGTAGCGGCGATGGGGTTGACGAGTGCGGCGGCCATCGGGTCGCCCGCTAGCTCGCGGGAAATTTCCTTCATGCCCCAGAACAGCCTCGACCAAGAGGACAACCTGCTCGCCCCGACCGGCATCACCGAGGCCGAGTTCAATCGGGTGATCAACTACTACAAGGGCATCTACACGCCCATCGTCTCCCGTCTGGGCGGCCGGCTCGTGATCAACAACCGCTGGACCGACAACACCGTCAACGCCAACGCATCGCAGAGCGGAACGACGTGGACCGTGAATATGTTCGGCGGTCTGGCGCGCCGCCCCGAGATCACGTCGGACGGTTTCGCCATCGTTCTGTGTCACGAGATCGGGCACCACCTGGGCGGCTACTTCTTCTACAGCAGCACCAACTGGGCGTCCGCCGAAGGCCAGTCGGACTGGTACGCGACGCAGGTTTGCGCGCGCAATGGCTGGGTGAACGAGACGGCCGTCAATGCCACGTTCCGGAACACGGCCCCCGCCATCGTGAAACAGAAGTGCGATGCGGAGTGGAAGACCACCGCCTCGCAGGACCTCTGCTACCGCATCTCCGTTGCGGGCAAGTCGACGGCCGACCTCTTGGCCGCGCTGGGCGGCGGCACCGTCCGTTACGAGACGCCCGATACGACCGTCGTGAGCGCCACGCAAACGGCCCACCCGCGCGCGCAATGCCGCCTGGACACGTATTTCACGGGCGCGCTCTGCACGGTGCAAGGCGACATCAACAACATCCCGGGCAAGAGCCGCCCCAACCGCAACTCCGTGGATGCAGAGCGTGACGCTGCCAAGGTCCGCTGCTTGCCCGCCAGCGTGGGCGTGCCCGGCTACAACGGCAAGAACGTGCCGACCTGCTGGTTCCGTCCGCAAGTCCGCGCCGGTGGCCTGCTCGACGTGGATGACGCAACGGAGTCGACCGAGTCGGTCGCTCCCGAAGGCGACACCTACAACTGATAAAGACGCCCGCGGCCCCGCCGGGGGCAACGAGCTAGGTTGAATGGGAATGGCGCGCCTCGATCGCATCGAGGCGCGCCGCGCCACATTTGACATGCAGACGCACGGGCAACCTGCCGGGAGCTCAGCGATCGGCCACCAGCGCGCACGCATCGATCTTTCCTTCGCACGCGCAATTCATGGCGCTGGCGAGGAGGCGGCGGGCCATTGTCAATTTGGCAATGGACGCGTCGAGCTCGACGAGCTTTCGCCGTGCGATGGATGGCCATGGATCCGGGCCGCCGCTCCGCAGGAGGCCGACCAGCTCGCGCGTTTCGGCGAGCGTAAAACCGGCGCGTTGCGCGGCTTGGACGAACTGCAGCGTATCGAGCGCGCTATTGGCGTATTCGCGACGTCCGGACACCCGCGCGGGCGGCTTCAAAATTCCGATACTTTCGTAATATCGAATCGCCGAGGGCGCGAGCCCGGCGCGCAGTGCGAGCTGTCCGATACGCATGATGTCCGTTTCGAGCATACGCCAAGAGCGGGTGCGCGGCTGCAACATGCAAGACAACATCGCGCGCGAACGAAATCGCTTCGGGGGGTAGCCTGGCGTAAGCTGCCGCCATGAACGGCTATGTGTATCTCGGGATGGCGATTTTCTGCGAAGTCATCGCGACCTCGGCGTTGAAGGCGTCCCAGGAGTTCTCACGGCTCGGGCCGTCACTTCTCGTCCTCGCGGGCTATTCAGGCGCCTTTTATGCGCTCTCGAAGACCTTGCGGGACATCCCCGTGGGCATCGCATACGCGATTTGGAGCGGCATCGGGGTCACGCTCGTGTGCATCATCGCCGCCGTGCTCTACCGGCAGAAGCTCGACTTACCGGCGATTTTTGGGATTGCGCTCATCATCGCGGGCGTGCTCGTCATCCAACTTTTTTCGCGCAGCGCGGGCCACTGACTCCGTCTCCGGATCGGGGGACATGGTGAAGAATGTCGCCCGGTTGGCACTCGAGAAATTCGCAGATACGCGTCAAGGTATCGAAGCGAACACCTTTGACCTTGCCTTGCTTCAAGAGCGAGAGATTCGCCTCGGTGATGCCCACGTACTCCGCAAGCTCCTTGGAGCGGACATTTCGTTCGGCAAGCACGACCCCCAATCGGACGACGATGGGCATTTCGGCCGTTACACGATCTGTGCGTGCTCTTCGGCCAGCGCGGCGGCATCGACGACCACACCGCTGAGCAAGCGAAGCGCACCCGAAAAGGCCATGGGCAAAACGACGCCCGCCCCCGCGTGCACGGTGATGGAGAGCTCTCCGCTCGCCAGCGAAAGCAGCACACCGGCCACCGTCGGCACCAGCAGCGCGGCCGCGCTCGACGCGAGCATGCACGTCGCCGCCGTTCGCAGCTTTTGCGCCACGTCGAGGGTAAGACCTCCGCCCTCGTGAACCGCGCGCGACGCGCTCGACCAGTTGACGTTTTCGTACCGTATCTTCTTCGAGATGGTCGCCTCGTTCGCAGCTTTTGCGCCACGTCGAGGGTAAGACCTCCGCCCTCGTGAACCGCGCGCGACGCGCTCGACCAGTTGACGTTTTCGTACCGTATCTTCTTCGAGATGGTCGCCTCGATGGCCGACCCTTCCGAGGGCGGCCCCGCGCGGGTCCGGCGCATGTTCGTGGCGCGGGAGGCGCGCATGTTTCCGCGCTTTGCGCGCTGGCGCGCGACCCTGCCGGAGAACGCCAAGGTGGCGCTCCTGGCGCACGATCTGCACGTCGCCCGCGACTCCGAGGTGCTCTGGTACGGCCGCACGCCGCACGATTTGCCCATGTGGACGAGCTTCGGAACGCGCATCGAGCGCGATCAGCCGGGCAGCCTTTGGGTGTCCTGGTTGCTCTACGGCCGCGGAACGCGTTACCTGCCCGACAAAGCCGGTGGCATCTCCCAAGTTCATTTGCGAGAAGGCGCGCTGGAGGCGCACCTCGCGGCCACCCCCGGCTCGAGCTTCGTGGTGGTGGATCGCGCGCCGGCGGGCTCGGTGGTCGATCGGCCGATCCCGTTCGGAACGGAGACGAGAAGGCTCGGGCCCCATTCGCTCATCCGTCGATTCGATCGTGTTTTTGGAGACAGCGTCGGCGCCACCGTGCCAAGCGGTGCCGTGAGAAGCGCGCCCGCGAGGCTTTTCGAGCGCGGATCGTTTTCATAGGCTTTCGTGCATGCACGCTGCACCCATCCTGATCCGCCCCGAGCTGCCGAGCGATGTCGCGAGCATTCGGCGGGTGAACGAGCTGGCGTTCGGGCGCGCGATGGAAGCCGATATGGTGGACGCGGTACGGCACCATGGCGGGGTTACGCTCTCGCTCGTGGCGGTGCTCGATGGGAACGTGGTGGGGCACATTCTCTTCTCGCCCGTCGCGGTGGACCGCGAGGATGGAGCGCGCGACATGGGCGTGGGGTTGGCTCCCATGGCCGTCCATCCGGATTTTCAGAAGCATGGCGTTGGCTCCGAGCTGGTGCGCGATGGGCTCGAGCGTCTTCGCGGCCTGGGCCACGGGGTGGTGATCGTCGTGGGCCACCCCGAGTACTACCCTCGCTTTGGTTTCGAGCGGGGCAGCCGCTTCGGCCTTCGTTGGGAGCTCGCGTGTCCGGATGCGGCCTTCATGGCCCTGGCGCTTCGCGAGGGCGCGCTCGATGGGCGGCCTGGCGTCGTGCGGTACCGGCCCGAGTTCGGTTCGCCTTGACATCATCGATCGTCTTCGATCTGCACCACGCGGAGGCGGTTCCGCGCTAAACGTAGCGCCATCGATGAGCATCGTGGTCGTTGCCGAGAAACCGAGCGTCGCGCGTGACATTGCGCACGTGCTCGGTGCGCGCACGCGCGCGGAGGGGTATTTCCGCAGCGACAGCCACGTGGTGACCTGGGCCATGGGGCACCTGGTCACCCTCGCGGAGCCCCACGAAATGAACCCAGCGTGGAAAAAATGGCGGCTCGGCGATCTTCCGCTGCTGCCGGCGGCGTGGCCGCTGGTGGTCACCGAGGCGACGCGCGCGCAGTTCGAGGTGGTCCGCCGGTTGATGCTGGCGCGCGAGGTGCGCGGGATCGTATGCGCGACCGACGCCGGCCGCGAAGGGGAGCTCATCTTTCGCTATATTTACGAGGCGGCCAAGGCGACGAAACCCGTTCGCCGCTTGTGGATCTCGTCGCTGACCCCCGACGCCATCGCCGCCGGGCTTCGCGCGCTCAAGGATGGCAAGGAGTTCGACCGCCTCGCCGACGCGGCCCGCGCGCGGAGCCGCGCCGATTGGCTCGTCGGGATGAACCTTTCGCGCGCCTACAGCGTCGTTCACGACGACAACCTCTCCGTGGGCCGCGTGCAGACGCCGACCTTGGCGATGCTGGTGGCGCGCGAGCTGGAGATTCGGGCATTCGTACCCGAGGACTACCTCGAGGTCGTCGCGACGTTCGGGCCGCCCGGCGCAGCGGCCATCGTGGACGAGCCCGCCGGCAACGGCGGCGCGGCCAACGGCGGCGCGAACGCGAAAGAGCTCTACGAGGGCACGTACCTGCGACCGGACACCCCCGAGCCCGAAGCGCGGAGGCTGCCGCCCGACGGCAAAGAGGCGGAGGAGATCGTGGCGCGAGCCCAGCGCGGGAGCGCGCGCATCGAGTCGGTGGATCGGCAGTCGCGGCGTATGCCGCCGCCGCTGCTCTACGATCTCACGGAGCTTCAACGGCACGCGAACCGGCTCTATGGCTTTACGGCGCAGCGCACCTTGGGGATCGCG contains these protein-coding regions:
- a CDS encoding serine/threonine protein kinase encodes the protein MLDTKRLIRWTSMCAAIASLGIGSPAAMATRAEAAESATSAAPLRDVLLVGNSAAGTVSFLDGHTFQNLGSIDVIPDLQARLDAMNLVEKTAYDIVGQQEGGDRFVDDLFVSPDGRTLYVSRGALNDAVAIDIASKNQLWRFKLDGFKADHAALSPDGTRLVVSATTAMAAQVLDTSTGLLVGNFATGTYPHQNDYSADGRRIYNSSIGVVSLPRALDALKGEKRLTVVDAKTLKVLRTYQFPRGIRPSVITADEKTMYTQLSYLNGFVEFDLVAGQITRTVAMPFSAHGGALTPDEYPLNSAHHGLAISGDATKLCDVGTIDDYTAIVRRPALTTDGFVHYPTDSLPYWATTSVDGNHCFVSLSKANAISVIDYRTATEVARVPVGAFPQRERIGKLPSTVLSALSPTPG
- a CDS encoding MerR family transcriptional regulator → MRIGQLALRAGLAPSAIRYYESIGILKPPARVSGRREYANSALDTLQFVQAAQRAGFTLAETRELVGLLRSGGPDPWPSIARRKLVELDASIAKLTMARRLLASAMNCACEGKIDACALVADR
- a CDS encoding SMR family transporter, which translates into the protein MNGYVYLGMAIFCEVIATSALKASQEFSRLGPSLLVLAGYSGAFYALSKTLRDIPVGIAYAIWSGIGVTLVCIIAAVLYRQKLDLPAIFGIALIIAGVLVIQLFSRSAGH
- a CDS encoding helix-turn-helix transcriptional regulator, producing MPIVVRLGVVLAERNVRSKELAEYVGITEANLSLLKQGKVKGVRFDTLTRICEFLECQPGDILHHVPRSGDGVSGPRCAKKVG
- a CDS encoding N-acetyltransferase translates to MHAAPILIRPELPSDVASIRRVNELAFGRAMEADMVDAVRHHGGVTLSLVAVLDGNVVGHILFSPVAVDREDGARDMGVGLAPMAVHPDFQKHGVGSELVRDGLERLRGLGHGVVIVVGHPEYYPRFGFERGSRFGLRWELACPDAAFMALALREGALDGRPGVVRYRPEFGSP